TCATCTTGTCCGGGTAGGCGGCCGCCTCCCGGAGCTCTGCATCGAGGGAATGTTCCGGCATGAACTGCTGGAAGGCCCAGCGTTCAGCACCGTTTATAGCAGCTCCCATTTGCCTGACCACCTGTTCGTCGACAAAGGCCGGAACGCAGGTTGTGCGGAATTCATAATCAATATTGCATTTCATAATGATGCTGATCGAACGCTGGAGCTGGTCGAGATCGACCGGCGACGTATGCAGTTCGCCGTACCGCCCGGGGGCTGTCTTCAGATCGAAGGCGAGGTAATCGAGCAGGTTTTCATCGAGCATCCGCTGCAGCATCTCCGGCCGGAGCCCGTTGGTATCAAGCTTGACCGCCAGGCCGAGGGCTTTGATCTCGCGCAAGAGATTGATGCACTGCGGATCAATCGTTGGCTCGCCGCCCGAAACGACAACACCGTCGATGAACGGCATACGATTTTTCAGTTCTTCAAGGAGAACTTCGCGGGGATAATCGGGATATTGGTCCGGATCGAGAACAAGTGAGGGGTTGTGACAGAAGGGACAGGTGAGATTACAGCCGCCAAAAAAAATCAGGGAGGCGACCCTGCCCGGAAAATCGAGCAGGCTCGTCCCCTGAAAACCTTTAACTTTCATGATAAACAGTAATAATAATTACTTTTGATCGGCTTCGCGAACGAGAAATTCGGCGCGATCCTTGAACTCTTCTTTCTTCCCCTTGTTCCATTGCTGAACAGGGCGAAAGAAACCACAAACACGCGAATAAACCTCGGTTCTTGCATCACATTTGGTCGCCATTGTAATACCTCCATTAAATTCTAAGTTGGCAGATAGCAGTAATCAGTCAACAGTTTGAATTGACATCTGAAAACTGACATCCGGGTACTGCCTTTAAGCTGCTCTTCCTTCGGCATGCATATGCGGACAGGAGAAATGCTCGCCGGTGATATAGCCGTGCACCGGGCAGACGGTAAAGGTCGGACTGATTGTAAAGTACGGCAGATGGAAATTCTCCGAGATCCGCCGGACCAGCAGCCGGGCGCTCCGCCAGTCATCGATCCGCTCGCCGAGGAAGCCGTGCAGAACCGTGCCGCCGGTATAGAGAGTCTGCAGTCCGTCCTGGTGACTGAGCGCCTCGAACAGGTCAGTCGTCGTGCCGACCGGCAGCTGGGTCGAATTGGTGTAGTACGGCTCATCCTCCCCGGCGGTGATGATATCCGGGAATTTCTGCCGGTCGCGGCTGGCCAGGCGGAAACTGGTTCCTTCGGCCGGCGTCGCTTCAAGGTTGAAAAGATGCCCGGTCTCTTCCTGGAACGCCTCGAGCTGCTTGCGCATGAACTGCATGGTTTCAACCGCAAAGTCATGACCGGTCGCCGTATCGATGCCACAGCCGATCAGGTTGAGGCAGGCCTCGTTCATGCCGATCAGTCCGATCGTCGAAAAGTGGTTGTCCCAGAAATGGCCGCTCCGTTCCTTGATTGCCGAAAGATAGAACTTGCTGTAGGGGTAGAGGCCATCGTCGGTGAAGCGATCAAGCTGCTTCCGTTTGAGTTCAAGCGATTCGTATGCAAGCTTCATCAGATCGGCAATCCGCGAGAAGAACGATTGCTTGTCCGGCGCCATGTAGGCGGCGCGCGGCAGATTGAGTGTGACGACGCCGATCGAACCGGTCAGCGGGTTGGAACCGAACAGGCCGCCGCCGCGGCGGCGCAGTTCCCGGTTGTCGAGCCTGAGACGGCAGCACATCGAGCGGGCGTCTTCCGGGTCCATATCGGAGTTGACGAAGTTGCTGAAATACGGGATGCCGTACTTGGCTGTCATCTCCCAGATCGGCTCGTAGCGCGGATTGTCCCAGTCGAAATCGACGGTAATATTGTAGGTCGGAATCGGAAATGAGAAGATCCGGCCCGAGGCATCACCCGCCATCATCACTTCACAGAAGGCGCGGTTGAACAGGTCCATTTCGTCCTGGAAGTCGCCATAGGTCTGCTCCATCAGCTCACCGCCGATAACGACTGCTTCATTGGCCATGTTCGACGGCGGGTTGATGTCGAGGGTAATATTGGTAAACGGCGTCTGGAACCCGACCCGGGTCGGCACGTTCATGTTAAAAATGAATTCCTGGACCGACTGCTTGACCTCGTCGTAGCCCAGGCCGTCGTAGCGGATAAAGGGAGCAAGCAGGGTGTCGAAATTGGCAAAGGCCTGGGCCCCGGCCGCTTCACCCTGCAGGGTGTAGAAGAAATTAACGACCTGGCCGAGGGCGGTACGGAAATGTCGGGCCGGGCCGCTCTGAACCTTGCCGTAAGCACCGGTAAAGCCCTTGAACAGAAGATCCTTCAGATCCCAGCCACAGCAGTAGACCGACAGCATACCGAGATCATGTATGTGAAAATCGCCGTTGCGATGCGCACTGGCGATCGGCTCCGGGTAAATCTTGTTGAGCCAGTAGTTGCTGGTGATGTTGGCGGCGATGTGGTTGTTCAGCCCCTGCAGCGAATACCCCATGTTGGCGTTTTCGTTGACCCGCCAATCTTCCTGGGTGAGGTAGGAGTCGATCGCTTCAACCGACTCCTGCATGAAGCGCTGGGTCTGGCGCAGGGCTTCATGTTGCTTGCGGTAGAGGA
The window above is part of the Desulfuromonas sp. genome. Proteins encoded here:
- a CDS encoding anaerobic ribonucleoside-triphosphate reductase activating protein, giving the protein MKVKGFQGTSLLDFPGRVASLIFFGGCNLTCPFCHNPSLVLDPDQYPDYPREVLLEELKNRMPFIDGVVVSGGEPTIDPQCINLLREIKALGLAVKLDTNGLRPEMLQRMLDENLLDYLAFDLKTAPGRYGELHTSPVDLDQLQRSISIIMKCNIDYEFRTTCVPAFVDEQVVRQMGAAINGAERWAFQQFMPEHSLDAELREAAAYPDKMIRNFAEIGKEYAREVLLRGV
- a CDS encoding ribonucleoside triphosphate reductase (Catalyzes the reduction of nucleoside 5'-triphosphates to 2'-deoxynucleoside 5'-triphosphates); this translates as MIEYIRKRDGRLAPFEQGKIHEAIEKAVRAVGGTDMEKAAAISTQVVGILGVIYKNDRVPTVENVQDLVEKILIENGHAKVAKTYILYRKQHEALRQTQRFMQESVEAIDSYLTQEDWRVNENANMGYSLQGLNNHIAANITSNYWLNKIYPEPIASAHRNGDFHIHDLGMLSVYCCGWDLKDLLFKGFTGAYGKVQSGPARHFRTALGQVVNFFYTLQGEAAGAQAFANFDTLLAPFIRYDGLGYDEVKQSVQEFIFNMNVPTRVGFQTPFTNITLDINPPSNMANEAVVIGGELMEQTYGDFQDEMDLFNRAFCEVMMAGDASGRIFSFPIPTYNITVDFDWDNPRYEPIWEMTAKYGIPYFSNFVNSDMDPEDARSMCCRLRLDNRELRRRGGGLFGSNPLTGSIGVVTLNLPRAAYMAPDKQSFFSRIADLMKLAYESLELKRKQLDRFTDDGLYPYSKFYLSAIKERSGHFWDNHFSTIGLIGMNEACLNLIGCGIDTATGHDFAVETMQFMRKQLEAFQEETGHLFNLEATPAEGTSFRLASRDRQKFPDIITAGEDEPYYTNSTQLPVGTTTDLFEALSHQDGLQTLYTGGTVLHGFLGERIDDWRSARLLVRRISENFHLPYFTISPTFTVCPVHGYITGEHFSCPHMHAEGRAA